A window of Diadema setosum chromosome 2, eeDiaSeto1, whole genome shotgun sequence contains these coding sequences:
- the LOC140241036 gene encoding kelch domain-containing protein 8B-like, protein MATAAVAGGDHFAWEVLPPMPTKRVYSTAVECQGKLYVIGGVSMHGNPLDAFEVYDPEKKKWNNRLPNLPNKRGQPAVAVVGDKIVVLGGVAGGNEASDAVDVFDTSTKKWIMGMKTLGEQIQNIATVVHNGKVITIGGMKANTSALQQCRVLNIEENVWLELPDMPTARYGAAAHLKGNIIYVLGGRNGKYPIQALEVLDLKQSKWTKLKPITKPRVFCSYIMTDDKFYCIGGLQADGKDFHDDTEEYDVENDEWTDLDPMPHVRGDFCAGIIGGKIVVVGGMSRKALPLTESECLEDNKLWNSIPDCPTSRGSGTSTVFQGKLAIIGGFTPEGVSNAVEFLSVGAEPAAGSGTKGAAGSAGPARGRGKGKRR, encoded by the exons ATGGCAACTgcagcagttgcaggaggagatCACTTTGCATGGGAGGTACTCCCACCCATGCCCACCAAGCGGGTGTACTCCACAGCTGTGGAATGCCAGGGGAAGTTATACGTCATCGGAGGGGTGAGCATGCATGGGAATCCTCTTGACGCGTTTGAAGTGTATGACCCTGAGAAGAAGAAGTGGAACAACCGCCTGCCGAACCTGCCCAACAAGCGAGGTCAGCCTGCCGTAGCCGTGGTCGGCGACAAGATCGTTGTCCTCGGCGGTGTGGCGGGAGGCAATGAGGCCTCTGACGCCGTGGACGTGTTTGACACATCGACCAAGAAATGGATCATGGGCATGAAGACACTAGGGGAGCAGATTCAGAACATCGCAACGGTCGTCCATA ATGGTAAGGTCATAACGATAGGGGGCATGAAGGCCAACACGTCAGCGTTGCAACAGTGCCGAGTCCTGAACATTGAGGAGAACGTGTGGCTAGAGCTGCCAGACATGCCAACTGCCCGCTATGGAGCAGCTGCTCATCTCAAGGGCAATATCATCTATGTTCTTG GTGGTAGGAATGGCAAGTACCCAATTCAGGCTCTGGAGGTGCTGGACCTCAAGCAGTCCAAGTGGACCAAGCTCAAACCCATCACCAAGCCCCGCGTCTTCTGCTCCTACATTATGACAGATGACAAGTTCTACTGCATCGGGGGGCTCCAGGCGGATGGGAAGGACTTCCATGACGACACGGAAGAGTACGATGTCGAAAATG ATGAGTGGACAGATTTGGATCCCATGCCTCATGTTCGAGGGGACTTCTGTGCAGGAATCATCGGGGGAAAGATTGTGGTCGTTGGAGGAATGA GTCGCAAGGCTTTGCCCCTCACTGAGTCCGAGTGCCTGGAGGACAACAAGTTATGGAATTCCATCCCGGACTGCCCGACATCCCGCGGGTCGGGCACCTCCACTGTCTTCCAGGGCAAGCTGGCGATCATTGGCGGCTTCACGCCAGAGGGCGTCTCCAATGCCGTGGAGTTCCTGAGCGTCGGGGCAGAGCCCGCCGCCGGCAGTGGGACCAAGGGTGCTGCTGGCTCCGCAGGACCGGCCAGGGGGAGAGGGAAGGGCAAAAGGAGATga